From the Bradysia coprophila strain Holo2 chromosome X unlocalized genomic scaffold, BU_Bcop_v1 contig_12, whole genome shotgun sequence genome, the window gacccaccctataTTTAACAGCGAAGTGTATGTCTCTATTCatgtttcttttatttactAACACTATTCGAAGAATGTTCTAAAAGCAGAACTTAAAATATGCTTCACTCATGTCCCACCAATAAAGACGGATCTAAAAAGAACACTTCAAATATTGAAGTGACATCTTATTGCCGATTGGGGTATGCATTGCACGTCCACCTAGGTTGTGTCCTCCtttaaaaaccaatttctgatcaatcaaaatgaaaaaggaaaacgaaattaaCTCAATGCACTGCGCATTGTCGAACATGCGAACGTGTCATCGTCGTCAATATGCATATTATATCCATCATCAAATTAACAATTATCCAGGAAACTACCACGTTATACCGAGTATCTACTCGTGAAATGTTTTCCATAGATACGAGCTCATAAATAACTTCGCTGGATGGTGTTAAATCGATAACGCAGTTCCTAATCATTTCGATCCGAGTAATGCACATAATATTGCATGTAGGCCttgattgttttcttttcgatcTTTCTACGAAAAACCAATTCTAAATATATTTTGAGTCTCAGTAACGTAATCGAGCACGAAGAGTCTCATTGAAGATTAAGTAGCATGGCGATGCCATACATCATTCATcacgatgaaaatatttacagtcTTGACGAGAAGGCAATAATCAAACTGAAGAAACCACCACTGTAAGTAGCcatcgtttgaaaatcgaaataaaattcaaattaatcgGACAACAATTCCGTAGATACTGTTCGAAGTTCCGGAAAGAGATTGTAACCAGTGCTAAGGAATCGTCGCAGAAAGCACATCACAAGACAATGGGCTATGCAGAAGTACCATTAAGTAGACCCGACGAATTCACGAAAATGAATAGCCGAATTTGTCCTCCTCGACCTATTACCGATCGCCATCGATGCAAACCAAAACCTCCCATACCCGCACCAATAGTCTGTCGAAAAAGTGCCGATAACATCAATTTCCGAGTGAAAAACATTCGCTCCGCTGTCATGACCAATCCGAGTCGACCCCTGCCTCGGTACGTCGATACTAGGAACGGAGACTTCCACGATTTGAAAAGATCCGGCCTAGTACCGAAATACATTCACCAACCGCAATTCGGAAAGATTCCAAAGTATCTGGCCAAACGGATTTACGATGCGAATATGCAAGAGGAGCAAATTCGTCAGCAGCCATTGTGTCGATTTATTACACAACCAGAACGAACGGCATTACTGGAGGTAAACTTTGATACGATTTTTATTGCGACTGCTATGTCTCCCATTTAACTCCTTCAGGGCTTAAAATCGAATTGGCAAGATCTGCAGACCATTTATCAAGGACTCTCGCTGATGACCGATACAATTCCGAAGAAGCAAAGGAAAACTGCTCTGGAGAATAATCTCAGACAGCTGGAAAAGGACATTTTACTGATGGAGAACCATCGCTACATCTACGTATTCGATGATGACAATGAATAGAATTGATGtgctttttcattttcgttttaatttgttgGTAATTTGCAATTTGCACACAtcgaatttgaataaattatttgagtCGACACCACAACACAGTTTTTGACTGGACGAATGTTATTCGAGTGTAAAGATTCGCTTCGCTATGTCATCTAGCAGCCAGTCGACAGACGCTAACAATTTATTGCCGGTCACAGCACTTACTCCAACCACAGTCCAGTGATGCGTGGTGATAGAATCCAGTTCTAATGCCTTCGGAAATTGAAGagtgaaaaaaatgtcaaGTCGAAGTAACTACAAAACTGCCTCAATCTTACATCCTTGATATCTTGGGCGCTTAACGCACCAGGAAGATCCTGTTTATTTGCCAGGACCAGTAATGTCGCTCCAGCCAAGCGTTCTTCCTCCAACAGAACTTTCAACTCATCCCGACACGTTTCCATACGCATACGATCCGCACTGTCGACCACCCACACGAGACCGTCGGTGCATTCGAAATAATTTCGCCAATACGATCGCAGAGACTTTTGACCACCAACGTCCCACATATTCAATGTGTAGCCACGATGTTCCAGAGTTTTTATGTTAAAGCCCAATGTGGGTGAAATTGTATCGATTGGTTCGCCGTTGAAACGTTTCAGTATTGTTGTTTTGCCAGCGTTATCAAGACCGctattcatttttgttaatttggtCAAGGAAAGTCTTATTTTCGTAAGAAATCATTGAAGAGAGAAAAACTTCGTGTCAGCGAACGTCAAACAGTGACTCAGAAATCGGATATTAGTCTTTTAAACTTAACGAATGGTACATTATCACTTGCTGATACGTACACCAATTGGTATTTTCCCAATTTATTCAGTATAACAGTTGATGACCGGAACAATGAAACAGATGGTAAGCTACCGTCCAGGTGAAATGGACTGTTCGACCGAATCGaagtttttcttctcttttcctTGTCAAAAAGGATACAGTAACAGAATTCTCATCTCCTTTTCTTTCTGCCGGATCTTCTTCAGCACTGTTAGGAATCccatttttgtttagaaactaaTTTTCGGTTCTTTAAACTACAAACTGGTGTTTTGATCActgtaaacaaaatgttatggGTTGTCTTTATGGGTATGTGTGTTCGTGTGTGTGTTCATGAATGAGTCAGAGAGTATGTCAACTTTTCGCAAACGAAAGTTCAAAATATGAACGCAGCCACTGGCCTGAAGCTTTTCTTTAAATGGATTGACTAAATATTATCATAAATTTTACACTCGAGACATGTTAACGCTGATGCTAAAAATTACATTGGCACCCTGACAGGATTAAAAATGACAGCGCCATCATGCTACCTCCTAGGCTTAACTCtgagaaaatcgatttttttaaatatgcacgaaaatagttatttacgtatcgattgagtaggccgaaagagttacgtattaagttttgtatgcttgctaagaggaccgaaagtaaagaaatgtcaatttaaggggcgaaagcgaaagctttcgccccgcgaattgacagctttactttcggtcctcttagcaagcatacaaacattatttttgattaatttaattgaatttaatatctGTGGTCACTTTTCgatcaaacaatttaaaatcgaaGATTTTGTACACTTTTTAACAACTTCGATTTTCTCAGTTGAGGCATTTTTTCTCCAATTTTAGACCAAACAAACACTTACGACACAAACGATTCTcagattattttcaaaaacttttctgttctACAACATTCTCTAAGAATTTAAGCCCATttgagcaaaaattgaatcgtTTTCCCGatgaatttacgaattttcaagttcaagatccactcaatttttcaCAGTCGGAGAACTTTGACGACTCACAAAATATACTTTTTCGTCAAACttctttcggtttttattttttccagtTAAATTGGACCCCAATTAGTCGAATAAGACTAATATAGCtaacaaaaatctaaaagtaAGTTTTTGGTAGAGGTCAAAATATGTAGGCAAccgaaaactcgaaaatttagcTTCTTTGATTTTACGCAAgttgtaaatcaatttttaaaaatttttaaaatcgatatttCACATCAAGGgatgaaaacaatttgttgtggACTACGCCAGTCTTGATCCCTTACCCATCGCACACCCCCATTTTTCATACCTATTACCCAAAAAGGTCGACctcgtcgcactttttctccgttggatatgaaaaatattattcgtaccaTGGACTAAACCTCTCATACgctaaaaaatacttttagtcctaggtacgaaatattctattagtccgtggtacgaatagtatttttcatattggatgGAGAAAAAGTGtgacgaagtcgcacttttcgggtcccaggtatgaaatagttattttcgcaacaagtgacgaaaagtaggattTTCCATTgccttttttaggcactagatgtgtagaggccgcaggccgagtgtgacaatacacatcgtgtgcctaaaaaatcatttctcaacgagttgtataaataactattacgtaacgattgagtaggccgaaagtttttcatgctttgggacaaaattaaagaatttttctcgtaatttggtCACTCGGCATGAGCCTCACATCGTTCAGGCTACAACTCGCGCCtaaaaattgcctaaaatctcTCTCCAAAACAGATAagtaaattgtatttttgcTGATGGGTCACCGACTTCTAGGAATtatttgtcattattttgggattattttgaagtctgtgacccctcgatttttgcacGATTTTCGTCGAAACGTAAAAGTGAACGTACACCCAAAAAGATGTTCATTcggaatatttttattatttattatgattCATTGAGAATTCACTGCTTAAAGCCTTTCACAATATTGTTGACATATTCCAATATATTAAAGAAAtacattttaagaaaaaaaaaagaattcgtGGCCAAGTGCATAATTTAATTCGATTTAATAAATACGTCGCAATGGAACGGTGTTGAAAGTCTAATGAACGTAAACTTTGTTAAACTGACACTAAAGTGGCAAACAGATTCAGGGTAAGTGTTATGCTTTTTCAAACATTGATGGTGActaattaaacaaataaaagatGCACAGCCACAAAAATGATTATGGAATCGAAAGATGTTTTCGATGTCAATGACTTTAGAAAAACACCTGCAGAATATGATTTGATGTAAATCAGCTGAACCTTCGACAACCTAATAGCATTAATTCTAATGAATTTGACTATGATATGATGCGGAAGTGCAATTTTCTACTTGCCCTGGCACGAGACTATCGCTtcgtttaactttttttttaaggactaaaacacacgagcaattttgcgcaGCACAAATTGTTGTTaacatcaacgcaaaattgctcgtgtttTCGTTCCTAAACGTATCGATCACAATACGAAATTTCTAACATTTCAGGCAGACAAATTATGAACAACTCACAATCGATATCGTCAGTAAGATCAATTCCATCGGATATACAAGCGACAGGCGACGAGACTGCAATATCTAGCGAAACCGTTGAACAACTCAATTCATCGACAGAAGGCGCAACCGGAACAGTAGCTACCGATTCGAATCcctttttttcaacattccGATCAAATATGGAGAGAAGACTTAATGAACGTACCCAAAGCTGGCGAACCAATTTAAACAATGTGTTCAATGAAATTCGACCGATCATCCAACATAGCCAAAGTGTCAATGCTAATagcaatattttcaacaattttcgacCAAATGAACTGCATACTTCGGAATCAGTCCCACAGATGAGTCAAGTGCAAGCAGCTGATAGTTATGTTATTAATTTAGATGGACAGTCGAGTTCACAGCAACAGTCAATGTATTATTCAAACACATCGGTTGGTGATCGAAGTATGAACGAGCATTACACTTCCGGCAACAGTGACATAGATCCTTCAATTCAAGACAATGCACGACGACCTGATCGACCTCAGGCACAAGCGAATAATTCAAATATACAAGGAAATACAGCACCAGCacaaccaccaccaccacaTCGCCATACCAATAACAATAACAGTATGGATGACGTAACGGATGCTTTTGCCCAAATTCCCGAAGCCAGAGATATGATGAATGCTCTGATGAGATATTTTCCGTACGTCTGCATCATTCTCGTCAAAACGTGCTACGATCTCTTCGACGGGATTCTGCATTTTTGCTCGTTGTACATTACATTTTCACACGCCAATTACGTTGTACGGCAGGAAATTTCCAAACATGCTCAACGAAGCACATTCAAGTTGCTGCGAGAGCTCCTCTACATCTCGATTGTTATCTTCGTGATCAGCTACTTAATggacaattcaattttcattgtcaGCTTGGTAACAGGCAATACCCCATTAGCTCCATTGAACCTGCGACAGCTGTTGTTTTCCGTTGGCGTCACAGATTTGATTCTAAAGTTAATCACGGTAGCTATCAAAATTGGAATCACATTGCTGCCTGGTAGTTTGATCGAGTACAAAGGAAGGGTGAGTTGCAATAAAATTCGCTCGTTATACCATTTCGACATTTGGTATGAATTTGTCGTGGTTTGCAGGGACGCATTTTTTTGATGACTGAAGCCATTTCGCAATTTTGTCGTGGATTGGCACCGATTCAACCGTGGCTAGTATTCCTACTGGATTCGTATTCTGGCTCGGAAAAGGTAATTTAGAGTTTCGGAATAGTATAATGTGGTCCGAGTTCCTGCACATGGCGAGACAAGGACATTACATGTAACTCGAGCTGGCAAAAATATCTCGGCTGTCAGGTAGCCAGTGCAGCCCTGCACATGGCTTTGTTTTTCCAGGGCTCGAGAGATCAAAAGAGTTcggaattaattaaaaatattttcttgggcTTCGTTAAAAATGTTCATGACATTTTGAGTCACATTCCGAAGGGAGATCGAATAGTTACAAGAAAGGAGGCTTGAAGAGAGGAAATTTTTTGCGGGCGAAACCAAACCATTATGGAGATTCTACGAGTAATTGCCAACTTTAGGAAACGACTAAATTTTGTCGAAGCAAATGAATGTCGCCCGACGCCTGGGAATAAGACATTTCTTCCAAGTGAGGGGCTTAATGacgtcgatttttttttacaagaactTCAAGTTTTGCTTGATATTTGAAGGACTTTATTGACTGATATAATTTTCCAGGATTTTCTTAGCTTTTCAAACCGAATTAACGAAGCGTCAGCCAAGCTTCTTATCAAATTCGCAACATTAGGTAGTGTCATGCGCTGTTAAATAGTCGGGTCAAATCGTTGCTACAAACCACTAAAATTAGATAGATACCGTTCgaataaaaactaatttttctgTTCTGTTTAACTAAATATGTGACTATAAActtatgggttttttttagttttgagATAAAAAAACTCGACTTTTTAATTGACATCAAGACTTGCTTTTATTGGTTTCTTTAGTTTCGGTCTTATCAACTGACCATATCATCAAACCAGCTAGACTTCCTCAAACTAATTCcatcaaaaaccgaattttctACATCCTTCTACGTTTACATTATATTCCCTTAGAATGTGCTATTAACTCTACCAAACTGGCCCAATGATAGCGTCTTATGTTCTATAATGAATGACTCGAACTTTCTGGTACAACGTTCTATATGTACCAAAATGACTAGAACATCTTCAGCCTATTTTACGACGTTATTCTTTTCTTTCGCTAGATCTACCAAAGCTAATGGAGATGTTACGCgaaagattttatttactAACGCATTGTGTCTGTTTATGTACACACACTGCTTCCATGTAATCGATCTTGTACCTATTGTCGTACGGAGTTTCAACAAAGACATTTTGTTCACCAGGATCTTGTGGTCGAATGCCTCATGTGTTCCTCGAATCTTGTTTCAATCCTTCTCAGACTCTCAGACGATATCTGGCATAAATTATTTCCACTCCTGCGTACCAACTCAATATTGTTAGCTCTGTAGATCGGTCTTAAAGCTTTGGTAATCTCTGAACAACACACCATGCTGACTCGCGtagtttcttctttttcagatttttctttcttcggGAGTCCATGGAACATTGACTATTTCGTCAGTTGTTTTTTTCCTTCCATGATTTTTGATTGCGTGctctatcgatttttctttataacCATTTAGTCGTCCTATGACCAGGATCGTGTCTCTTTCAATGTCATATGCTTAAAGAGTTTTAAAACCCCATAGGATAATGGTGAATTATTTACATCAGTGTCACCGATAAGCCCTCggttttgaaaaagtttataatattttcggaACAGTTATGTTAAGTTGTAATTCAGTCGCTTGTTGTTACACCTTGAAAAATCTTGTTATTTCCACCAACTGCAATATCCTTTACATTGAATGTTTGTTGaattaaactaaaaactttttttttactcagaTCATTGGTGTTGTATTTGCTGCCGCATACATGGTTGCCAAAGGATCAGATCTCGTACAAACAGCAATGTTTGTCAAGCGCGCATTTATTGAGCTGCTGAAAAAAGTGGTAAGAGTGTCATCATGATTCTGGATTTGTTCTTTCTTTTCTAAATCTAAATTCCCTTGATGCAGAGTTTCGGATCGACTCCAACGAAAGAGCAACTAGAATATGCCGGCACCCAATGTCCGATCTGTCATGATAATTACACGTCACCGGTACTGCTCGAATGCAGTCACATTTTCTGCGAGCTGTGCGTGGGCCATTGGTTCGATCGGGAACAGACATGTCCGCTGTGCCGGGCGAAAGTTGCCGATGATCCATCGTGGCGGGACGGAGCGACGACAatgttcaatcaattttactaatcgattttttttttgctttatttgaatttaattttaatttttcgtttgtttttttttaaatcatgtAACTCAATGATGTCTCTTCGTTCGATTTAAAGACGATGCTCGGTGAAACGTTCGTTCGCTTAGATttgaatcgaaaataatttttgtaaattaaatctttttttattcattttatcatTGACATAGGACacagcattttttttatagaaattcaaataaaagaagaagaagaagaaggaaatgTGCTTCACCCACCAGAATAAAAATCCCAACTCCTGTATTATTAATAGTGTAGAaccaaattgaaattcattgtACAATCATTGCATGCGTACACTCCAGTATAATAATGTAATGTACACGATAATAGAACGTGCAGTGATTGACCAAActcgtttttattgtttatatcATTAATCAGCTGCCCATCCGACTGTTCTGGATTTGAAAAATTCTCCGTCGGCCTTTGTGGCATGCCTGAAAACCAAAATGTTCGGAACTTAGTTAACGCAGAAGTTTGTGGAGATTGAGAGCAGTTTTTACGCCCGATCGAGACGTTTGTGATTGCAgataaaaaaatgagtttttgctacggatttttaaataaaattacttcgACGCAAGACTTTCTAATCGTTTCTAAATATGACGATAAagacttcaaaattttcacttccAGAAGGGAGTCCAATTTTAGGTTCGCGAAGAGGATGTTTACGAAGGAAAGCCACCCTAATGTTGTTACAGTAATGGCATGTCACGAATCTTTCGGGGCGTTTCCGTGCAACCTATCtcagaaataaaaatattcaccTAGCGCACTGCAGCGCGACAAATAAGCTTTCtaaaattgtcgaaaattcTTGACTTGGGTTCGCTCAGATGAAACATCAACGAAAAGtactttttctaaaagaaattttcaaaaactcttttgtttCCAATTCTTCGGATAATTTCACCAAGGTGATGATGCATCTTCAGTCCGAGATTTCACTTCAAAGTTGGCCAATTTATCGTTGGGAATTTGGACGGCCAAaggttcacaaaattgattttttccaattttccttttttattttaaatttaccaaaattagTCACTGCTATTTGCATCTTCATCGATAGTCGATTGACTTTGCAAACAGCAAATTAACGTCTGCGTCAACACTACTACTATCCgattgtttctttttcttactCTGTTTCCGTCATTTTAGGACCAAGAGACTAAATCATATACCGGAATGAAAGGACTGTCGAACTGACGGTGTTACAATCACTAAATCTATTCGTTttataacaacaaaacaaacagtTAGGAAGGCTTGTTTCATCGCATTGACTTTTCCTTGAGGATTTACTTCAAGCAAGTAGTGAGGAAAAGCTCCGAAACCTCAATAAGTAAGCACAAAGGAAGTTCTGGATATTCATCCAATACCAACGACAACCGAAAACTGAAATCTCGCTCACCTGTTTATTGCCTTGTGACGATCTCTGGTCACGATTTCTTCCAGTATTTCACCTTCACCTTTGATCAGCCTAGTAATTGAGGATGTTACGGTTATCCCTTCACTTAAAAAGAAACgatcaaaacaacaaaaacgtaCCGTGTTCGCCCGGTCTCTGGGTCCACAACACGTCTGATATTGCTTTGAATTTTGTCGTAGTCCTCTTTGGTTTGCGGGGCTCTTGAAATGAAGAACACAAAGATTAGCTGAAACACTTCGTTTTCACACAAACAACAGTCAGTTTTGCTTACCTGGCCTTAGTGTTCATCAGAGCTGGAAGGATAGAATTTAATCAGAATGTTTAAACAGATGTTGGTGGCAATAATAACTCATCCTTACATATTGGTGGACCACAATCATCTTGATCCATCAATGATTCTTCCTGTGCTTTAcgttccatttttttctgcCTCTTTTCCAACTTCTTCGCTTTTTTGTACTCTTTCTTCTCGCGCTTATGCTGACGCTTTTGTTCCCTTCTTAGTCGTTTCGCCTCCTTTCTCGcctttttcttcatttcgtGTGTCAGGTTTTTGTCCTTATTTTTATCAGATTCCGATGAGCTAGTACTTGTGCTGCTGGATGATGAGCTGGATGATGAGGACCGTTTGTGTTTAGTTCCCGAACTGCACTTCTTTGGCCAATTATCATCGTCATCACTCGGAGCCGAGGGAGGAAGACGAGGATACAACGTCTGTTGATTGGATGAACTGGATCCATCAGAAATCACTTTCTCATTCCAACCAATCGTTGGAGGTTGACTCATTTTGAAGAATAGTTCAAATGAAGAGgataatttacgaaaaataagaCAGTTCTACGGATCAGAGAAAGCAATTTAACAAtgtcaatatttatatttttttccctttttcctCTTCTCTGTGTGTATTGTTTGCACTGACACGTACGTTTGACACTTTTAATGACAGCTGAcataaaagttcattttaatCTTTCAATTCAGTTCACTTTCAACGCTCAATCCATTTCTCTACACTCCATCAATTCattggttttgtttattttgtttgttgttttggtttGCTGGATTCAAGAGTTTCTTGTGTTATATTTTCCGGATTTCATTGTGTTTCCTTTAGAATGTAAGAAACCGACAATATAATGCAAAATGTGTTGATTTAGTGATTTCGGCGATTGCATAATCCGGTCTTCGTGCATGAGGTAGGAATTTATGATTACTGTACTCAATGATTTGCTTCGGTTATATTCTGACACCGCATCCGTTTTGttgttaatttaaatatttatagaCTCGTAAACTGTTGTGACCACTAGACCCGTTAGCGCCAAGCCATTCTAAATATGAATTAGATTTCTCAATGTTCGGTAGTAGCttaattcatcgaaaaatcaGTCCTAACATCTCTAAAATCAgaatcaattaatttctttcCCTCATAATGTTCCGTTACTAAGCAACGTGCAGTTACTCAAACGTTATGTTATAGCGTTAACAGGTTTAATCCAAGTATATTGAGTTGTATACCTTTCGTAATTTCGTAATTCTATCACATTGTTTACATTCATGGTTGGTTTATCATTGAACACACGCACACTTAATTCACTTAGATGTTGTATTGGCCAAAACTTTAGTgatttagaattttaattaaaaacggaACATTACCAGTGACTGAAGTCGTTGAGTAATAGTATAGACTAATAGACTATTAACATGGgataaatgatgaaaatgatgCTAGACTCAGAGGAGCTTCGACGTCCACAATCGGGCCGCGAAGATTGTTAGATTTTGCAAGATTAAAAACATTTGATCTAAgacttaaataaaataaatagattTCTTTCAAAGGTCAGCCGTGCCTGACAAgtccagttttttttatgttcaacTTGACCGGCtaacaaaatagttatttatgacatcgagtgcgaagtactttattaggctctagatgtgtaataatacggcctcgtgtcataatacacatcgtaagcctaatcaagtacttcgcaccgagattcatacaacgttttatgcaacagagggaTCTAAAGCtcgcagttttcgaacattgtgatctcgagttgcataaatgttatttttcttcaattctttATTGGAAAATCTGTAGTCGAAGAAAATACTCAGAAAGAAAGTCCAACAGCGGAAATCCAAGGATATGGGAAAGCGTAGTACAGTGCCGCTTTTAGCTTTTGGGCGCCATCgggcaattggaaaaataggcgccaatttagtaaagctatttttttttaaggaccTCGGACGCCATGTTCTTCAACTCCACTTTAGGCGCCAcgggcatttgcccatttggcccatatggaaaaggcggcactACGTAGAGAAACCTTAAATTGGTGTGAAAATCCAGAAAATCCTGAGATGACTTGCTTTTGGAAATATTCCAAGACCGACACCTCGGATAGTACAGTGGTTACGTAGTAGCCTTCTACCAAAATGCATTGGTATCCTATGactcactcaagcttcataatgtGGGTAGTTGCAGCGTGTTTGTTGGCTGTAACGATGCATACACTGAATGGTTCATACATTTAGCCCGcttttaggcgagatatcaattagtACCAACCTTTACTCAGAGAGTATTCGTATACTTCCGAGGCTAGGTTCGAAAGTTACGTTGAGATCCAGACTGCACTTGTTATTGGCCGTAAAAGGTCTGTTAGTGAGCATCTGAACacagtaaatcaaatcaattgtAGGAAGCGctacatttttttccttttcttcaCTCCAACACCTGTAGAATGCTCTGACAGTGATCTGACCAAAAATTTTGCCgaatcattgaaaataaaacttctCGTCCAGTCAGTTTTCTCTCTGTGCGTAGTACATCACAACATCGCACgagtacaaaatatttacaaattgaaaCTATCTGTTCGGAATGCATGCATAGGTCACGTACGAATGCAGGTCATTACGTAACTAGCTTTTTATCAGGACGTAATAATTTTGAAAGACAATCTCGTCAAGTCCAACGAAACGATAAGCTTAGTGATATCCAACGAAAATAGACTTATTGTTTAAAATGGTGTAGAGCTCAGACGTGGATCATGTTTACAGAAAATCGGTTTTGATTCCGtagaatttgataaaatttgtaatttgtaatacaacaattttattaataattgtaattttgtatcATTACGAACCACGCCCAATTCGTCTcgctaattttgtttttttggatgaaaatcgaaatattaTGTACAACCAATCTTATCGAATCTGT encodes:
- the LOC119067224 gene encoding ADP-ribosylation factor-like protein 2, which gives rise to MGFLTVLKKIRQKEKEMRILLLGLDNAGKTTILKRFNGEPIDTISPTLGFNIKTLEHRGYTLNMWDVGGQKSLRSYWRNYFECTDGLVWVVDSADRMRMETCRDELKVLLEEERLAGATLLVLANKQDLPGALSAQDIKDALELDSITTHHWTVVGVSAVTGNKLLASVDWLLDDIAKRIFTLE
- the LOC119067221 gene encoding enkurin — protein: MAMPYIIHHDENIYSLDEKAIIKLKKPPLYCSKFRKEIVTSAKESSQKAHHKTMGYAEVPLSRPDEFTKMNSRICPPRPITDRHRCKPKPPIPAPIVCRKSADNINFRVKNIRSAVMTNPSRPLPRYVDTRNGDFHDLKRSGLVPKYIHQPQFGKIPKYLAKRIYDANMQEEQIRQQPLCRFITQPERTALLEGLKSNWQDLQTIYQGLSLMTDTIPKKQRKTALENNLRQLEKDILLMENHRYIYVFDDDNE
- the LOC119067223 gene encoding ADP-ribosylation factor-like protein 6-interacting protein 4 gives rise to the protein MSQPPTIGWNEKVISDGSSSSNQQTLYPRLPPSAPSDDDDNWPKKCSSGTKHKRSSSSSSSSSSTSTSSSESDKNKDKNLTHEMKKKARKEAKRLRREQKRQHKREKKEYKKAKKLEKRQKKMERKAQEESLMDQDDCGPPISLMNTKARAPQTKEDYDKIQSNIRRVVDPETGRTRLIKGEGEILEEIVTRDRHKAINRHATKADGEFFKSRTVGWAAD
- the LOC119067218 gene encoding RING finger and transmembrane domain-containing protein 2, producing the protein MNNSQSISSVRSIPSDIQATGDETAISSETVEQLNSSTEGATGTVATDSNPFFSTFRSNMERRLNERTQSWRTNLNNVFNEIRPIIQHSQSVNANSNIFNNFRPNELHTSESVPQMSQVQAADSYVINLDGQSSSQQQSMYYSNTSVGDRSMNEHYTSGNSDIDPSIQDNARRPDRPQAQANNSNIQGNTAPAQPPPPHRHTNNNNSMDDVTDAFAQIPEARDMMNALMRYFPYVCIILVKTCYDLFDGILHFCSLYITFSHANYVVRQEISKHAQRSTFKLLRELLYISIVIFVISYLMDNSIFIVSLVTGNTPLAPLNLRQLLFSVGVTDLILKLITVAIKIGITLLPGSLIEYKGRGRIFLMTEAISQFCRGLAPIQPWLVFLLDSYSGSEKIIGVVFAAAYMVAKGSDLVQTAMFVKRAFIELLKKVSFGSTPTKEQLEYAGTQCPICHDNYTSPVLLECSHIFCELCVGHWFDREQTCPLCRAKVADDPSWRDGATTMFNQFY